Below is a window of Lebetimonas sp. JH292 DNA.
ATCTTATTAAATCCAAATGCGGAAATAGTTCCAATACTTCTTTTGCCAAATCTATTTCAACTTTTGTAGGGGCTCCGAAACTTGTTCCTTTTTTTACGGCTTTTATAATTGCATTTTCTATTTCCTTGTCACAGTGTCCGAAAATAAGCGGACCCCAGCTTTGTATAAAATCCAGATATTTTCTGCCTTTTGTGTCATATATATATGCCCCTTTCCCTTTTTCAATAAAAGGAGGTTCCCCTCCGACACTTTTAAATGCCCTAACAGGTGAATTAACTCCTCCCACGATATATTTTTGTGCTTCTTGAAATAGATTCATTTTTTTACCTTTTTTTTGTTACAATTATACTAAAAAGGGAATACAATGAAAATCGATGCAAAACTTGTTGAAAAATTGGAAAATCTTTCTATGCTTGAGATAGCCGATAAAGAAAAAATGGCTGAAAATTTGGCAGAAATAGTAGAATTTGTTGAAATGCTACATGAAATAGACACAAGTAAAATAGAAGCTACTTTTTCAACATTAAACAATCCTACACCTTTAAGGGAAGACGAAGTTAAACAAAGTGATGTTATCAAAGATGTTCTTTCGCATGCACCAAAATCAAAAGATGATTATTTTATAGTTCCTAAAATAATCGAATAGGGAAAATCATGGCACTTAATTTTACATTAGAACAGCTTTTAAAAAGTATTAAAGATTATAATGCAAGTGATTTGCATTTAAATGTTGATGCAGAGCCGATGTTAAGGATTGACGGAAAATTAACACCTTTGAATCTTCCAAAACTTACAAAAGAAGATGTTTCTTCGCTTTGTTATTCTGTTTTATCAGAAAAACAAAAAGCGAAATTAGAAGATGAACTTGAACTTGATTTTTCTTTTGAAATACCAAAAATTGCAAGATTCAGGGCCAATTATTATTATGAAAGAGAATCTTTGGCAGCTGCATTCAGGATTATTCCTGAGAGACCTTTTAGTCTGGATGAATTACATTCTCCCGAAGTATTTAAAAAATTAGTAAAGCATGAAAAAGGTCTTGTATTGGTAACAGGGCCTACGGGAAGCGGTAAATCAACCACTCTTGCCGCTATGATAAAAGAAATAAATGATAATTTCAGAAAGCATATTATTACCATTGAAGATCCGATAGAATTTGTTCATCAGCATAATAAATGCTTAATTTCCCAAAGAGAAGTAAACAGAGATACAAAATCGTTTCTCAGGGCTTTAAGGGCATCTCTGAGGGAAGACCCGGATGTTATATTAATCGGTGAGATGAGAGACAAAGAGACAATAGGCGCCGCAATTACAGCGGCAGAAACAGGGCATTTGGTTTTTGCAACACTTCATACAAATTCGGCAAGTCAGACTATAAACAGAATTGTGAATGTATTCCCCGCAGAAGAACAGGACCAGATAAGAACCCAGCTTTCAATGGCTATTTTATCGGTTATTTCTCAGGCTCTTTTACCAAAAATAGGGGGAGGAAGAATTGCGGCTCATGAAATAATGATTAATAATCCAGCAATCGCAAACTTAATCAGAGAAAATAAAATTGCCCAGATATATTCACAAATGCAGCTTAATCAGGGTGTAACAGGAATGCAAACAATGAATCAGGTGTTGGCAGAACTTGCAATGAGACATATAATTGATAAAGATACAGCCATGGCTTATAGCACAAAACCGGAAGAGCTCAGAAAATTAATAGGTGTTTAATGGAAAATTTTTTAGTCTCTTCTTATGATTATAAATTACCTGAAGGTTTAATTGCCAAATACCCTGCGAGTCCCAGGGATTTAGCTAAACTTTTGGTCTACGACAGAAAAAAAGATAAAATAATTCATACAGTTTTTAAAAATATTTTAGATTTCACGGGCGAGAGTACTTTTATTTTTAATAATACTAAAGTAATAAAAGCAAGAATCTTTGGAAAAAAAGAGAGCGGTGGAAAAATAGAATTACTTTTAAACAGGCCTTATAAAAACGGTTATCTGGTTTATATTAGGGGAAAAGTAAAAGCAGGCAGCAAACTTTATTTTGATAATGGGCTTATGGCTGAGGTAAAAGAGCTTTTAGAAGACGGAAGCAGAATAGTTAGTTTTAAGTTAAAAGTTGAAAGTGAAAAGTGTAAAGCATTGGATTTTTTAGAATTAATTAATATTTTAGAAAAGATAGGGCATGTTCCGTTGCCTCCGTATATTAAAAGGGAAGATGAACAAATTGATGAATTGGAATACCAGAGTATTTTTGCCAAAAAAGAAGGGGCTGTTGCAGCGCCTACCGCTTCACTTCATTTTACGGATGAATTATTAAAAAAAATAAAAGAAAAATATTTTTTAACGCTTCACGTAGGGGCCGGAACATTTAAACCTGTTGAGGTTAAAGATATAAGAAAGCATAAAATGCACAGTGAATTTTACGAAATTCCTGAATGTACAGCTAAAATTTTAGATTCAAATAAAGAAATAGTGGCAGTAGGAACAACCGTGACAAGAACAGTGGAATATTATGCAAGAGAAAAAAAATTAAGCGGAGAATGCGATTTGTTTTTGCATCCCCAAAATCCTCCCATTAGGGTCAATCATCTGCTTACAAATTTTCATCTTCCAAAATCAACGCTTATAATGCTTGTGGCAAGTTTTATAGGCAGAATTAAAACTCTTGAAATTTACAAAGAGGCAATAGAAAAAAAATACAGATTTTACAGCTACGGTGATGCAATGCTTATCATATAAATTTAGTTAATTAAACTCAATTTATAATTTAACTATTTTTGCTCCGTATCCTCCCATATGTGGGGGTGCGTCTGTAAAACTTTTTACTAAAGGATGATTTTTAAGAAGTTCGGTTATTCCTTTTGCCAATATTCCTTTTCCCATACCGTGATAAATCCATACTTCTTCAAGTCCCGCAAGCGCGGCATTGTTTAAAAATTCTTCTGTTTTTTCAATTGCTTCTTCCATTCTCAAGCCGTGTAAATCAAGTTTTATATCGGCCTTAACAGCTTTTGGTTTTGAAATTTTAATTTTTTCTTTTTTTATAGGTGCTTTATAATATTCCAGCTGATTTTTTGGAATCAGAAGTTTTTTGCCTTCAATATTTACAAGTGCGTTTTTGCCTTTAATTTCCAATATTTCACCCACTGAACTTTTGAATTTTACCTTGTCCCCCACTTTAAATTCTTTATTAATTTCTTCTTTTTTGATTTTTATTTTTTTATATATTTGATTTGCCTCGTTTAATTTTCTGTGGGCATCGCCTGTAGATTTTGCCTTTATGACTTCTTTCGCCGCTTTTATTGCGTTGTTGAATTCTTTTAGAAGTTTGTTTTTTTCTTTTGTTAACGATTCGTTAAATTCTTTTTTTTGCAAAAGAAGGGATTCTTTTAATTCTTTTGTGTTTTTAAGTTCCTGATTTAATTCGTTCAGTTTTTTATTGTATTCATATTGGGCATTTGCGGCCTTTTCTATCAATATGTCAAGTTTTTCCAAATCTTCGGAATATTCCTGTTTGGCTTTATTTATTATATTTAAAGGAATTCCATATCTTTTTGCCGTTTCAAACGCAAAGCTTCTCCCGATAGTTCCTTTTATAAATTCATATGTGGGCTTTTGCTGTTTTTCATCATAAACAGCGGCTAATAATTCCACATCTTCGTGTTTTGCAAGTAAAGAGGCAAGTCTTTTATGATGTGTAGTAATTACAATCCTGTTTTTTTTCATAATTTCTTCAATAATTACTTTAAACAGTGTTGCTGCTTCGTTGGCATCTGTCCCTAGTTCAATTTCATCCACCCCTATTAAATAATCTTCTTTTCCAAAAACTTCTTTAAATTCTTTTATTCTTCCCGCAAACGTAGAAATATCGTTTTTTACATTTTGGGGGTCTTGTATAATTGATTTTATCTCTTTAAATGCGGGAATAATTGAAGTTTCCCTTGTTTTCATCGGAAGAAGGTGTTTTGCCATAAAAGCGGAGCTGAGGATTGATTTTAGAAGCATTGTTTTACCGCCGGCGTTAACCCCGGTGATAATCAACACCTGCTTATCCCATTGCACGTTTACAGGTTTGCAACCGCTTAAAGCCGGATGGCAAAAATCCCTTAAACAAAATTTTTTGCTTTTTTTAGGCAGTATAAAATCCTGATATTCATTTTTTGCCAAAAATATTCTTGCCTGCAAATGGTCGAATTTGTCAAACTCAGAATTAATAAAATTTAGAAATTTGACCCATTTTCTAAAAATACTGCTAAATTCCCTTGATTTTTTTTCTAAAAATTCTTCTTTTAAAGACAATAAATCATCTATTCTTTTTTTAAGTTTCCCTATACTTCTTGGAAAAATGTAAAAAAATCCGCTTTGGCTTCTGCCGAGGATTTCCGCATCGATTATTTTGTTAAAGCCGCCTCTTAGAAGAAGTGTTTCTTCATCTCCTTGCAGATGTATCTGTTTATCTACCAAAAAAGGCTCAAGTTTTTTTGAATTTATATATTTGTAAAGTTCCTGACGTATCAGGGTTTTTACTTCTTTTATTTTTTCATTTATTTCGTCAAGTTCTATAAATCCGAATACTTCGCCTTTTTTATTATAATGCAGTGTCAGTTTTTTTATTTCAGAGGGAATTTCAATTTTATCGAACCACTCAGCTAAATCTTCCCAATTTCTTGATTTTAAATAGTCAAAATAATTGATAATTTTTACAAATTCAAAAATTTGAGAATGGCTTAAATCACCGTATTTTTTTAAATGAATCAGCTCTTTATCCAGATTTTTAACCTCAGGCGGGCTTTTGAAATCTTTGTTTTCGAGTTTTTTAAGATATTTATAAAATACATTAATATCGCCGTTTAGTTTAAAATCTTTTTCCCTTGCAAAAAGTGAATAGAGTCTGTTTATATAATCACTTAAATCGAGCTTTTTTACCATTTAGATTTCATCCTTTCTTCTATTTCCATTTAGTTATTGCTAATATTCTTTAATAAAATTTATATATTCATTTTTATAATTTACATAATTTTTTGCATTTTGATAAATTTTTTCAACTTCCCCGTCTGTCAAGCTTCTTGCAACTTTGGCGGGACTTCCGAGAATTAGACTTCTTGGCGGGAATTTTTTGCCTCCTGTGACCAGCGCACCGGCTCCAACTATCGATTCATCCCCGATTTCAGCACCGTCAAGTATTGTGGCACTCATTCCGATAAGACACGCATTCCCAATTTTACAGCCGTGCAGCATTACTTTATGCGCTATTGTTACATCATCCCCGATTATTGTAGGAAATCCGTCACCAATTTTTTTCTCTTTTTCAAAATGTGTAACATGTATCATTGACAAATCCTGAATGGAGACCCTTTTCCCTATTTTTATATAATGAACATCGCCTCTAATTACACATCCAAACCATACGCTTGAATCATCTCCTATTTCCACATCACCGATTATATCCGCACCTGGGGCTATCCATGCACTATCGGCAATTTTTGGAAAAGAATCTTTATATCTTAAAATCATTGTCTCTATTTTTTAAATGTTTTATTATCAGATTTATTTTAAAATCAGCTTTTTTTAATTTCTTCTATTTTATCCCTAATCATTGCAGCTTTTTCGAATTCCAACTGTTTTGCCGCCTCAATCATCTCTTTTTTCAGTTTGGCTATGATAGATTTTTTCTCACGGGGCGGAATTTTATTTTTGTTTTTAAGCTCTTTCGCTATTGCCTCGTAGCCTTCCTCTTTTAAGCTTACATCAAGTTTTCTTATTGTGCTTTTTGGTGTAATTTTATGTATTTTATTATATTCTTTTTGTTTGATTCTTCTTTTTAGCGTTATTTTTATTGCATTGTACATAGATTTTGTAATTTTGTCTTTTAATTTTTCAAGTTTTTCTAAATTATCATCTAAAATAATAGGTTCAGTAATTTTATTTGCAAACATAATTACTCTTCCGTTTACATTTCTTGCAGCCCTTCCCATTGTCTGAATCAGGCTTGTTTCACTTCTTAAAAAACCTTCTTTATCTGCATCAAGTATTGCAACTGTGCCAACTTCCGGCAAATCAAGCCCTTCTCTTAGCAGGTTTATCCCTATTAAAACATCAAATTCCCCGCTTCTAAGTCCCCTAATTATCTCATTTCTTTCAACCACATCAATGTCGCTATGCATATATTTTACTTTTATTCCGAGTTCCAGATAATACTTCTGCAGCTCTTCCGCCATTTTTTTAGTAAGAGTTGTAACCAAAACCCTTTCATTTTTTGCTGTGGCTTCTTTTATTTTATCATGCAGTGTTGCCACCTGATTGTTGCTTGGATACAGCTCAATTACCGGGTCCAAAAGACCTGTAGGTCTTATTATCTGTTCGGCAACGCAGGTTGAAAGATTTAATTCGTATTCATTGGGGGTAGCCGAAACAAAAAGATAATGGGGCGCTTTATTTATAAATTCATCGAATTTATAAGGTCTGTTGTCTAATGCGCTTGGAAGTCTGAAGCCGTGTTCTACCAATACCTCCTTTCTTGCCCTGTCCCCGTTGTACATTCCCCTGAATTGAGGCAGGCTTACATGGCTTTCATCCACTATTACCAAATAAGGTTTACCTTTTATTTCAAAATAATCCAAAAGCGAATAAGGCGTTTCTCCCGGTTTTTTACCTGTAAGATGCCTTGAATAATTTTCTATTCCCTTGCATGTGCCCGTAGTTTCAAGCATTTCAAGGTCAAATTCGCATCTTTGTTTTAGTCTTTGATATTCTATTATTCTTTCGTTTTCTTCATAAAATTTTAGTCTCTCCTGCAGTTCTTTTTCAATGGAATTTACAGCCTCGGCCAGCCTGTTAGCCCCAACGATAAACTGGTTGGCCGCATAAACGGTTATTTCTTTTAAGTTTTCGAGTTTTTCATTTGTAAGATAATCTATTGTATAAATTCTATCAATCTCATCTCCGAAAAATTCAATTCTTATAACATCATCTTCAAAATATGTAGGGAAAATATCGATAACTTCCCCGTTTACCCTGAAATTTCCCCTTTCAAAATATTTGTCGTTTCTTGTATATCCCATGGAAAGGAGTCTAAGCATAAAGTCTCTTTGGTTTATTTCATCTCCAACGGCGATTTTCGCTACCATTTTTTTGTATTCTATCGGGTTACCGAGGCCGTAAAGTGCGGATACGCTTGCCACCACTATAACATCATCATATTCCAATAAGCTTGCCGTGGCTGAAACCCTGAGCCTTTCAAGCTCGGCATTGATGGAGCTGTCTTTTTCTATATACAAATCCTGTCTTGGCAGATATGCCTCCGGCTGGTAATAATCATAATAGCTTATAAAATATTCCACATGGTTTTGCGGGAAAAAATCTTTAAATTCACTGTACAGCTGGGCTGCGAGTGTTTTATTGTGTGTAAGTATTAAAGTGGGAATTTGCAGATTTTTAATTATATTTGCCATTGTGAATGTTTTGCCGCTTCCAGTTACACCTATTAATGTGTTGTACCTGCTTCCTTTTTTAATGCATCCGGTTATTTTTCCTATTGCTTTTGGCTGGTCGCCGGTTGGAGCAAATTTTGAATTTAATTTGAACAAATCTCTCCTTTTTATTATAATTATACCAAACCAACATTAAAGGGATATTATGGACTTACTTACAAAATTAAACGAAAAAATTGACGGACTTTTGCAAAAATATGAAGAGCTTACAAAAGAAAATGAAAATTTAAAATTAGAGCTTGATAATATAAAAGAAAAATTAACAAAAACTGAAAGTGAGCTTCTTGAATGCAGGGAGAATATGGCTTTAAAAGAGCTTGAACTTGAAGAAGTTGTCGGAAAAATTGAAGCAATACTCGCTAAATGAAAAAAATTTCTTTAAAAGTGCTGCGGGAAAAATTTGAAATAAATCTGGAGAATGAATTTTTTGAATATGTAAAAGAAGATTTAATCAAACTTCAAAACCCAACTCCAAAAGAGCTTCTGTTGTTGATACTGGAGAAAAACAAAAAAGAGTATGAAATACTAAAAAAAATTGAAAAATTTGGGAGAGAGGGTGAATAAAACAGCCTTCACTATGCTTGAAATGATTTTTATTTTAGTAATTTTAGGTATTTTAGCAGCGGTTGCAATTCCAACAATCGGACAACAGGCTCATGAAGCAAATTTGATTTCGTTTGTAAGGACATTAAACAGAACTACTGGTGAAGATTTGTGGGCAAAAAGTATAAGTGAAGGTCATCACGGGGATATAAGCTATATTTATTCAATAAAAGATAGGATAACTTTGCCTCCTGAAATTAACGGCAGCGATATTGATCTGAAAGATTGTAATTCAACAACCGAATATCACGTAATTGCTAAATCAAATGAAAGTGTAACTCAAAAATGATACAAAATTGAATGTAAAGACGGAACCGCAAAAAGTGCTCCATATTTTAGATTAATCAGAGTTGAGGATAATAAAACTTTAGTCAGTAGAGATATAATTTTTAAAACAAAATTAAGGAGTCAAAATGAAAAAAGCGTTTACTATGATTGAGCTTATTTTCGTTATTGTTATTTTAGGTATTTTAGCAGCGGTTGCAATTCCAAAATTTCTTGGTGTTGCACAACAGGCCCATGAAGCTAATTTAAAAACGTTTGTAGGAACATTAAATAGAAAGTTAAATATACAATTGTGGTAATGCGAACCAGTCACCAAACTTTATTTAATACAAAAAAACACTCCAGTTTCTACAATAAGAGCCGCAATTTCTTCTTACTTTTTTTGAAACTATCTTTGCTTATCCTGTTTCCAAAACAGACAATATGCTGAAATGGGACGGGAACGGAACTGATTATAATGTCACATATCAGGGTAAAACGATTTATTTTTATTATGATAAAAATACGGATAACGGAATTTTAACTGTAATCTGTTTAGATGATGTTTTATGAAATAGCAATTCTTAACACCCCGAATATTTTTACTTACAAATCCGATAAAATTTATAAAAAAGGCGATATTGTCGAAATTCCCCTCAAAAACAGAATAACTTACGGGTATGTTTTAAAAACAGTAAGCAAACCGGATTATGAATGTAAAGAAATAATTGATAAAAAATTTTATTTTAATGAAAAATATCAGAAAATTATTGAATTTATAAGTAAATATTATTTTTGCGGAGTCGGAGAGGCGGCGGGAAAGTGAAAAATGTAAAGTGAAAAGTGAAAAGTAGATATTAAACTCAGTGAAAAACAGAAAGAAGCGCTTGAATTTTTAAAAAAAGAAAATGTTTCTGTTCTTTTTGGAGATACCGGAAGCGGAAAAACAGAAATTTATATTAAACTTATTGAAGAAACCATAAATCAGGGTAAAAAAGCTCTTTTTTTACTTCCGGAAATTGCAATTACCTCCCAGATGGAAAAAAGGCTTAAAAAATATTTTGGCGAAACACTTGCAATCTGGCACAGTAAGATTACTAAAAATAAAAAACAGCAAATTCTAAACAGTCTGGATAATATAAAAGTAATCGTAGGCGCAAGAAGCGCTTTGTTTCTGCCTTTTGAAAACCTGGGGCTTATAATTGTGGACGAAGCGCATGATGATAGTTATAAATCCGAACAAACTCCAAAATATAATGCAAAAGATTTGGCGGTTGCTTTTAATAAATTTTTTGGGGTAAAAGTGGTTTTGGGAAGTGCAACACCGCTTGTAAGCGACTTATACAAATTTCCTTATTTTAGACTTAAAGGCACTTTTTATGGTAGCCGTAAAACACGTTATTTCAGGGAAAGTTTTGATAAATTTACCATAAAAAAAATATCTGAAAAATTAAATCAAAATAAACAAATTATTATTTTTGTCCCAACGAGGGCTAATTTTAAATTTATGATTTGTAAAAACTGCGGCGAAGCCGTAAAATGCAAAAACTGTGATATTGCCATGAGTATTCACAAAGATAAAAGGGCTCTTGTATGTCATTACTGCGGATATATCTCCCCTATTCCAAAAACATGCCCAAAGTGCGGGGGAGACGAATTTATAAATGAAAGAAAAGGAACAAGTGAGATTGTAGAAGAATTAAAACAAATTTTCCCTGAAGCTAAAATAGAAAAGTTTGACAGGGACATAATAACTTCCAAAAGCAGGATAGACAAGCTGTTAAAAAGATTTGAAAACCGTGAAATTGATATACTGGTTGGAACTCAGATGCTAAGTAAGGGGCACGATTATCCGGATGTTGCTTTGAGTATAGTAACGGATATAGATTTTATTTTGAATACGCCTGATTTCAGGGCGAGGGAGAGGGCTTTTTCCTTAGCCGGACAGGTTGAAGGTAGAGCTGGTAGAAAAGAAGACGGAGAGGTTATTGTCATTACCCAAAATAAAGAATTTTTTAATAAAAGTTATGAAGATTTTTTTGCTGAGGAAATAGAATACAGAAAAGATTTGGGGTATCCCCCTTTTTCAAGACTTGCAAAAGTAGAATTTACTGATAAGAAAAAAGAGGTTGCACAAAAAAATTTAAAAGAATTTATTAAATGTATAGGAAATAAAGAGGAATTAATTGGTTTTGGAGAAGCTCCGATTTTCAAGCTTAAAAACAGATACCGCTATTTTGCCCTTTTTAAAGGTAAAAATCTTCATAAAATTATTTATCCCTGTATTGATTTGGCAAAAGCAAAAGTTGATATGGACCCCGTAAGTTTTATTTAAATTTTTTCGTTATTTATATGCAAATAATAAAAAAACTACAAAGTAAAAATATTACAGCTCAGTGCTTCATTTTGCTACAGCATCACTCAAATTTTGCTAAAAATTGCAAACAGCTTCGCACGCCTAAGGATTAGGTGCAATTTTTTAAAAATAAAATTTTTGCTAAATTTCGCAACACTGTAATATTTTTACTTTTTCGTTATTTATTCAGTTCTAATTTTTTGCGTTATAATTTTGTAAAATTAATTGTCTAAAAAGGTATCAGATGGATTTACAAAATTATTATACAAACAAAGATGAAGAATTTTTGAAAAAAAGCGATTTAGTGATTTTTTGGGGTGAAAAACCAAGTAAATTAATTAAAAATTATGCGGTTATAGGCGGAAGCGACAAATTTTCAAGAGTGGATATACCAAAAAGAAGTGAAAAACTGCCTCTTTTGCTCGCCAGATTAGCCTATGTATTTGAAATATATGATGAAAAATTAAAAGATGATGCCGATTTTGAAGATTTTGTTGAAATAGTCTTAAAATCGGTAAGGGTAAAACAAAATATTCAAAAACACACAACAACCCTTGAAGAGATAGCAGGGCTTTTGTATTTAATAGACAATGCCCAAAAAATTTCTTTTATTATAGGCGAAACAGAAGAAGAAGAGATGGAAAATATGATGAGTTTTGTTAAAATGCTTGATAAAGAAATAGGAATTTTTTCAAAATCACCATTGATTGATATAGAATTTTAC
It encodes the following:
- the priA gene encoding primosomal protein N' produces the protein MKLSEKQKEALEFLKKENVSVLFGDTGSGKTEIYIKLIEETINQGKKALFLLPEIAITSQMEKRLKKYFGETLAIWHSKITKNKKQQILNSLDNIKVIVGARSALFLPFENLGLIIVDEAHDDSYKSEQTPKYNAKDLAVAFNKFFGVKVVLGSATPLVSDLYKFPYFRLKGTFYGSRKTRYFRESFDKFTIKKISEKLNQNKQIIIFVPTRANFKFMICKNCGEAVKCKNCDIAMSIHKDKRALVCHYCGYISPIPKTCPKCGGDEFINERKGTSEIVEELKQIFPEAKIEKFDRDIITSKSRIDKLLKRFENREIDILVGTQMLSKGHDYPDVALSIVTDIDFILNTPDFRARERAFSLAGQVEGRAGRKEDGEVIVITQNKEFFNKSYEDFFAEEIEYRKDLGYPPFSRLAKVEFTDKKKEVAQKNLKEFIKCIGNKEELIGFGEAPIFKLKNRYRYFALFKGKNLHKIIYPCIDLAKAKVDMDPVSFI
- a CDS encoding type IV pilus twitching motility protein PilT, whose product is MALNFTLEQLLKSIKDYNASDLHLNVDAEPMLRIDGKLTPLNLPKLTKEDVSSLCYSVLSEKQKAKLEDELELDFSFEIPKIARFRANYYYERESLAAAFRIIPERPFSLDELHSPEVFKKLVKHEKGLVLVTGPTGSGKSTTLAAMIKEINDNFRKHIITIEDPIEFVHQHNKCLISQREVNRDTKSFLRALRASLREDPDVILIGEMRDKETIGAAITAAETGHLVFATLHTNSASQTINRIVNVFPAEEQDQIRTQLSMAILSVISQALLPKIGGGRIAAHEIMINNPAIANLIRENKIAQIYSQMQLNQGVTGMQTMNQVLAELAMRHIIDKDTAMAYSTKPEELRKLIGV
- a CDS encoding gamma carbonic anhydrase family protein, which gives rise to MILRYKDSFPKIADSAWIAPGADIIGDVEIGDDSSVWFGCVIRGDVHYIKIGKRVSIQDLSMIHVTHFEKEKKIGDGFPTIIGDDVTIAHKVMLHGCKIGNACLIGMSATILDGAEIGDESIVGAGALVTGGKKFPPRSLILGSPAKVARSLTDGEVEKIYQNAKNYVNYKNEYINFIKEY
- the queA gene encoding tRNA preQ1(34) S-adenosylmethionine ribosyltransferase-isomerase QueA, encoding MENFLVSSYDYKLPEGLIAKYPASPRDLAKLLVYDRKKDKIIHTVFKNILDFTGESTFIFNNTKVIKARIFGKKESGGKIELLLNRPYKNGYLVYIRGKVKAGSKLYFDNGLMAEVKELLEDGSRIVSFKLKVESEKCKALDFLELINILEKIGHVPLPPYIKREDEQIDELEYQSIFAKKEGAVAAPTASLHFTDELLKKIKEKYFLTLHVGAGTFKPVEVKDIRKHKMHSEFYEIPECTAKILDSNKEIVAVGTTVTRTVEYYAREKKLSGECDLFLHPQNPPIRVNHLLTNFHLPKSTLIMLVASFIGRIKTLEIYKEAIEKKYRFYSYGDAMLII
- a CDS encoding endonuclease MutS2; protein product: MVKKLDLSDYINRLYSLFAREKDFKLNGDINVFYKYLKKLENKDFKSPPEVKNLDKELIHLKKYGDLSHSQIFEFVKIINYFDYLKSRNWEDLAEWFDKIEIPSEIKKLTLHYNKKGEVFGFIELDEINEKIKEVKTLIRQELYKYINSKKLEPFLVDKQIHLQGDEETLLLRGGFNKIIDAEILGRSQSGFFYIFPRSIGKLKKRIDDLLSLKEEFLEKKSREFSSIFRKWVKFLNFINSEFDKFDHLQARIFLAKNEYQDFILPKKSKKFCLRDFCHPALSGCKPVNVQWDKQVLIITGVNAGGKTMLLKSILSSAFMAKHLLPMKTRETSIIPAFKEIKSIIQDPQNVKNDISTFAGRIKEFKEVFGKEDYLIGVDEIELGTDANEAATLFKVIIEEIMKKNRIVITTHHKRLASLLAKHEDVELLAAVYDEKQQKPTYEFIKGTIGRSFAFETAKRYGIPLNIINKAKQEYSEDLEKLDILIEKAANAQYEYNKKLNELNQELKNTKELKESLLLQKKEFNESLTKEKNKLLKEFNNAIKAAKEVIKAKSTGDAHRKLNEANQIYKKIKIKKEEINKEFKVGDKVKFKSSVGEILEIKGKNALVNIEGKKLLIPKNQLEYYKAPIKKEKIKISKPKAVKADIKLDLHGLRMEEAIEKTEEFLNNAALAGLEEVWIYHGMGKGILAKGITELLKNHPLVKSFTDAPPHMGGYGAKIVKL
- the gatC gene encoding Asp-tRNA(Asn)/Glu-tRNA(Gln) amidotransferase subunit GatC, with the protein product MKIDAKLVEKLENLSMLEIADKEKMAENLAEIVEFVEMLHEIDTSKIEATFSTLNNPTPLREDEVKQSDVIKDVLSHAPKSKDDYFIVPKIIE
- the uvrB gene encoding excinuclease ABC subunit UvrB; the encoded protein is MFKLNSKFAPTGDQPKAIGKITGCIKKGSRYNTLIGVTGSGKTFTMANIIKNLQIPTLILTHNKTLAAQLYSEFKDFFPQNHVEYFISYYDYYQPEAYLPRQDLYIEKDSSINAELERLRVSATASLLEYDDVIVVASVSALYGLGNPIEYKKMVAKIAVGDEINQRDFMLRLLSMGYTRNDKYFERGNFRVNGEVIDIFPTYFEDDVIRIEFFGDEIDRIYTIDYLTNEKLENLKEITVYAANQFIVGANRLAEAVNSIEKELQERLKFYEENERIIEYQRLKQRCEFDLEMLETTGTCKGIENYSRHLTGKKPGETPYSLLDYFEIKGKPYLVIVDESHVSLPQFRGMYNGDRARKEVLVEHGFRLPSALDNRPYKFDEFINKAPHYLFVSATPNEYELNLSTCVAEQIIRPTGLLDPVIELYPSNNQVATLHDKIKEATAKNERVLVTTLTKKMAEELQKYYLELGIKVKYMHSDIDVVERNEIIRGLRSGEFDVLIGINLLREGLDLPEVGTVAILDADKEGFLRSETSLIQTMGRAARNVNGRVIMFANKITEPIILDDNLEKLEKLKDKITKSMYNAIKITLKRRIKQKEYNKIHKITPKSTIRKLDVSLKEEGYEAIAKELKNKNKIPPREKKSIIAKLKKEMIEAAKQLEFEKAAMIRDKIEEIKKS
- a CDS encoding type II secretion system protein, whose protein sequence is MKKAFTMIELIFVIVILGILAAVAIPKFLGVAQQAHEANLKTFVGTLNRKLNIQLW
- a CDS encoding type II secretion system protein gives rise to the protein MLEMIFILVILGILAAVAIPTIGQQAHEANLISFVRTLNRTTGEDLWAKSISEGHHGDISYIYSIKDRITLPPEINGSDIDLKDCNSTTEYHVIAKSNESVTQK